A window from Sus scrofa isolate TJ Tabasco breed Duroc chromosome 2, Sscrofa11.1, whole genome shotgun sequence encodes these proteins:
- the ACCSL gene encoding probable inactive 1-aminocyclopropane-1-carboxylate synthase-like protein 2 isoform X1 — translation MSGNRARGTRQPAEANRNTRRMSNPSDISPTPCGQTGDQTLRNHSIYTQLMETVLSFMKLMTGDQQQDPALEEQKDSQASREQEALLGHLMIQTVKHLQSGVTGGHKFQLPCPSMHSRDNVRGGQQAQSSRKTCRDTFISSDLSSRGLDISSLYHSSFQDYNTYQGNKYDKKNNTLGFINLGTSENKLCIDLLTERLRRSDMNYVDDNLLQYPDWRGQPFLRKEVAQFLTTYCKAPAHLDPENVVVLNSCSSVLSSLAMVLCDPGEAFLVPTPFSSGFIFSACLYAKVELLPVHLDSWVSGANTSPFQLSVGKLEQVLFEAKMEGKKVRGLLLTNPQNPLGDVYSRDSLMDYLEFAKRYHLHVIIDEIYMLTVFDEAITFHSVLSIESLPDPSKTHVIWGTSKDFGISGLCFGALYTFNKAVASAVSSFGSLHSISSIAQYKLRQLLQDREWLDSTYLPINHFRLRTAHKYITNELKALNVPFLNRGSGLFVWINLRKYLHPCTFEEELLLHRHFLDKKLILSPGKSFMCKDPGWFRLVFADNHLLLRSAMHRFHQVLLEQERNWTRRQLEDAIEEDLLTSNTAAATNLKG, via the exons ATGAGTGGAAACAGGGCCAGAG GTACCAGGCAGCCCGCGGAGGCCAACAGGAATACTAGGCGTATGAGCAACCCATCAGACATCTCCCCCACGCCCTGTGGCCAGACAGGGGACCAGACCCTCAGAAACCATAGCATCTACACGCAGCTGATGGAGACAGTGCTGTCCTTCATGAAGCTGATGACCGGGGACCAGCAGCAGGACCCAGCGCTGGAGGAGCAGAAGGACAGTCAGGCCAGCAGGGAGCAGGAAGCCCTCCTGGGTCACCTGATGATCCAGACAGTCAAGCACCTACAGTCTGGGGTCACAGGTGGCCACAAGTTCCAACTGCCTTGCCCTTCCATGCACTCTAGGGACAATGTCCGAGGCGGGCAGCAGGCCCAATCATCCAGGAAGACTTGCCGAGATACATTTATCAGCTCTGACCTGTCCAGCCGTGGCCTCGACATCTCTTCCTTATACCACTCCAGCTTCCAGGACTACAACACCTACCAAGGAAACAAATACGACAAGAAGAATAACACCCTG GGCTTCATCAACCTTGGTACCAGTGAGAACAAGCTCTGTATTGATCTGCTGACGGAAAGG TTGAGGCGGAGTGACATGAACTACGTTGATGACAACCTACTGCAATATCCAGACTGGAGAGGGCAACCATT CCTGCGGAAAGAAGTGGCCCAGTTCTTGACCACCTACTGTAAGGCACCTGCTCACCTTGATCCCGAAAAC GTGGTGGTTCTAAATAGCTGCTCCTCTGTCTTATCCTCACTGGCCATGGTCCTGTGTGATCCAGGCG AGGCCTTTCTGGTCCCCACTCCCTTCTCCAGTGGCTTCATCTTCAGTGCCTGCTTATATGCAAAAGTTGAGCTGCTTCCTGTACACCTGGATAGTTGG GTCTCTGGTGCCAACACCTCTCCATTCCAGCTCTCTGTGGGCAAGCTGGAGCAAGTCCTGTTTGAGGCTAAGATGGAG GGGAAAAAGGTCAGAGGCCTCCTGCTAACCAACCCTCAGAATCCTCTGGGAGATGTGTACTCCCGAGACTCGCTGATGGACTATCTGGAATTTGCCAAGAG GTACCACCTCCATGTGATCATAGATGAGATTTACATGCTGACTGTGTTCGATGAAGCCATCACTTTCCACAGTGTTCTGAGCATAGAGAG TTTGCCAGACCCCAGCAAGACCCATGTGATCTGGGGCACCAGCAAG GACTTCGGCATCTCCGGCTTGTGCTTTGGCGCTCTGTACACCTTCAACAAGGCGGTGGCCTCTGCCGTGAGCTCTTTCGGCTCCCTCCACAGCATCTCCAGCATCGCCCAGTACAAGCTGAGGCAGCTGCTCCAAGACAGAG AATGGCTTGACAGCACGTACCTGCCCATTAATCACTTCCGGCTGCGCACGGCTCACAAGTACATCACTAACGAGCTGAAGGCATTGAATGTCCCTTTTCTCAATCGTGGCTCCGGCCTCTTTGTCTGGATCAACTTGAGAAAG TACCTGCACCCGTGCACGTTTGAGGAAGAGCTGCTTCTCCATCGCCACTTCCTGGACAAAAAGCTGATACTGTCCCCTGGCAAGAGCTTCATGTGTAAGGATCCTGGCTGGTTCCGCCTCGTCTTTGCAGACAACCACCTCCTGCTAAGAAGCG CCATGCATCGGTTCCATCAGGTGCTACTGGAACAGGAGAGGAATTGGACAAGGAGGCAACTGGAGGACGCAATAGAGGAGGACTTGCTTACCTCCAACACAGCGGCTGCAACCAATCTGAAAGGCTGA
- the ACCSL gene encoding probable inactive 1-aminocyclopropane-1-carboxylate synthase-like protein 2 isoform X2, which produces MSNPSDISPTPCGQTGDQTLRNHSIYTQLMETVLSFMKLMTGDQQQDPALEEQKDSQASREQEALLGHLMIQTVKHLQSGVTGGHKFQLPCPSMHSRDNVRGGQQAQSSRKTCRDTFISSDLSSRGLDISSLYHSSFQDYNTYQGNKYDKKNNTLGFINLGTSENKLCIDLLTERLRRSDMNYVDDNLLQYPDWRGQPFLRKEVAQFLTTYCKAPAHLDPENVVVLNSCSSVLSSLAMVLCDPGEAFLVPTPFSSGFIFSACLYAKVELLPVHLDSWVSGANTSPFQLSVGKLEQVLFEAKMEGKKVRGLLLTNPQNPLGDVYSRDSLMDYLEFAKRYHLHVIIDEIYMLTVFDEAITFHSVLSIESLPDPSKTHVIWGTSKDFGISGLCFGALYTFNKAVASAVSSFGSLHSISSIAQYKLRQLLQDREWLDSTYLPINHFRLRTAHKYITNELKALNVPFLNRGSGLFVWINLRKYLHPCTFEEELLLHRHFLDKKLILSPGKSFMCKDPGWFRLVFADNHLLLRSAMHRFHQVLLEQERNWTRRQLEDAIEEDLLTSNTAAATNLKG; this is translated from the exons ATGAGCAACCCATCAGACATCTCCCCCACGCCCTGTGGCCAGACAGGGGACCAGACCCTCAGAAACCATAGCATCTACACGCAGCTGATGGAGACAGTGCTGTCCTTCATGAAGCTGATGACCGGGGACCAGCAGCAGGACCCAGCGCTGGAGGAGCAGAAGGACAGTCAGGCCAGCAGGGAGCAGGAAGCCCTCCTGGGTCACCTGATGATCCAGACAGTCAAGCACCTACAGTCTGGGGTCACAGGTGGCCACAAGTTCCAACTGCCTTGCCCTTCCATGCACTCTAGGGACAATGTCCGAGGCGGGCAGCAGGCCCAATCATCCAGGAAGACTTGCCGAGATACATTTATCAGCTCTGACCTGTCCAGCCGTGGCCTCGACATCTCTTCCTTATACCACTCCAGCTTCCAGGACTACAACACCTACCAAGGAAACAAATACGACAAGAAGAATAACACCCTG GGCTTCATCAACCTTGGTACCAGTGAGAACAAGCTCTGTATTGATCTGCTGACGGAAAGG TTGAGGCGGAGTGACATGAACTACGTTGATGACAACCTACTGCAATATCCAGACTGGAGAGGGCAACCATT CCTGCGGAAAGAAGTGGCCCAGTTCTTGACCACCTACTGTAAGGCACCTGCTCACCTTGATCCCGAAAAC GTGGTGGTTCTAAATAGCTGCTCCTCTGTCTTATCCTCACTGGCCATGGTCCTGTGTGATCCAGGCG AGGCCTTTCTGGTCCCCACTCCCTTCTCCAGTGGCTTCATCTTCAGTGCCTGCTTATATGCAAAAGTTGAGCTGCTTCCTGTACACCTGGATAGTTGG GTCTCTGGTGCCAACACCTCTCCATTCCAGCTCTCTGTGGGCAAGCTGGAGCAAGTCCTGTTTGAGGCTAAGATGGAG GGGAAAAAGGTCAGAGGCCTCCTGCTAACCAACCCTCAGAATCCTCTGGGAGATGTGTACTCCCGAGACTCGCTGATGGACTATCTGGAATTTGCCAAGAG GTACCACCTCCATGTGATCATAGATGAGATTTACATGCTGACTGTGTTCGATGAAGCCATCACTTTCCACAGTGTTCTGAGCATAGAGAG TTTGCCAGACCCCAGCAAGACCCATGTGATCTGGGGCACCAGCAAG GACTTCGGCATCTCCGGCTTGTGCTTTGGCGCTCTGTACACCTTCAACAAGGCGGTGGCCTCTGCCGTGAGCTCTTTCGGCTCCCTCCACAGCATCTCCAGCATCGCCCAGTACAAGCTGAGGCAGCTGCTCCAAGACAGAG AATGGCTTGACAGCACGTACCTGCCCATTAATCACTTCCGGCTGCGCACGGCTCACAAGTACATCACTAACGAGCTGAAGGCATTGAATGTCCCTTTTCTCAATCGTGGCTCCGGCCTCTTTGTCTGGATCAACTTGAGAAAG TACCTGCACCCGTGCACGTTTGAGGAAGAGCTGCTTCTCCATCGCCACTTCCTGGACAAAAAGCTGATACTGTCCCCTGGCAAGAGCTTCATGTGTAAGGATCCTGGCTGGTTCCGCCTCGTCTTTGCAGACAACCACCTCCTGCTAAGAAGCG CCATGCATCGGTTCCATCAGGTGCTACTGGAACAGGAGAGGAATTGGACAAGGAGGCAACTGGAGGACGCAATAGAGGAGGACTTGCTTACCTCCAACACAGCGGCTGCAACCAATCTGAAAGGCTGA